One Solanum lycopersicum chromosome 4, SLM_r2.1 DNA window includes the following coding sequences:
- the LOC101254988 gene encoding C2 and GRAM domain-containing protein At1g03370, protein MKLLVRVIEARNIPAMDPNGFSDPYVKLSLGKQKFKSKVVKKCLNPSWCEEFAFRVDDLKEELTISVLDEDKYFNDDFVGQIKFPVSQVFDTNDKSLGTAWYTLQPKQKKGKNKDCGQILLTICFSQGNTLADLQSVGDHGSLSKKLFDVVSESPSLSSNDPLRSSSPMRSEEAASSKEEKPHAQTFAGRIAQIFNKNGDAVSTTNLKAPDVTVPPETVSSTASENAQEEQSTSGNFQELLKSIEAREQPSDVPNLPGGVVVDQLYAIAPHELNLFLFSPDSAFFKSLVDIQGSTELRVGPWKLENGGESLKRGVNFIKAASRLVKALKTTEEQTYLKADGKSFSLLAIVSTPDAPYGSTFKVEVLYSITPGPELPSGEQSSRLVVSWRMNFLQSTMMKGMIENGARQGIKESFDQYANLLSQNVKPVDAKDLGSEKEQILASIEVEHQSDWKLAFQYFANFTVISTFFIGLYVFVHVLLAMPSTIQGLEFVGLDLPDSIGEIIVCGVLVLQGKRVLELISRFMRARVQKGSDHGIKAQGDGWLLTVALIEGNNLAAVDASGFSDPYVVFTCNGKTRTSSIKFQKSSPKWNEIFEFDAMDDPPSVLDVEVFDFDGPFSEATSLGHAEINFVKTNISDLSDVVVPLQGKLAQACQSKLHLRVFLNNTKGSNVVKDYLSKMEKEVGKKIKVRSPQTNSAFQKLFGLPPEEFLINDFACHLKRKMPLQGRLFLSARIIGFHSDLFGHKTKFFLLWEDIEDIQVESPTLASMGSPNVIMTLKPGRGFDARHGAKTQDEEGRLKFHFHSFVSFNVAHRTFMALWKARALSPEQKVQIVEAEAEAKNLQMAEEDSIGSDFQAADDDSEGKSLQSEESGSFVGMEDTNMSIVYSSVLSVPTDFFMELFSGGELDRKVMERVGCLNYSFSPWEESEKPDVHQRQLYYKFDKCISRYRGEVTSTQQRSRLSDKNDWLIEEVMTLHGVPLGDYFNLRLGYQVENVPSRSTRCSVQVQLGIAWLKYSRHQKRITKNIISNLQERLLVMCSGVEKEYLSKSDPLVI, encoded by the exons ATGAAGCTTTTAGTAAGAGTTATTGAAGCAAGAAACATACCAGCTATGGACCCAAATGGGTTCAGTGATCCATATGTGAAGTTGTCATTGGGGAAACAGAAGTTTAAGAGTAAAGTTGTGAAGAAATGTTTAAATCCATCATGGTGTGAGGAATTTGCTTTTAGGGTAGATGACTTGAAGGAGGAGCTTACTATTTCTGTTTTAGATGAAGATAAATACTTCAATGATGATTTTGTTGGACAAATCAAGTTTCCAGTTTCTCAGGTTTTTGATACCAATGACAAGTCCCTTGGCACTGCTTGGTATACTTTACAGCCCAAGCAAAAGAAAGGCAAAAACAAGGATTGTG GTCAAATTCTTCTCACAATATGTTTCTCGCAAGGCAATACATTGGCAGACTTACAATCAGTTGGTGATCATGGATCACTGTCGAAGAAGTTGTTTGATGTGGTATCTGAATCTCCTTCTTTGTCTTCCAATGACCCCTTGAGATCATCTTCTCCTATGAGATCTGAAGAAGCAGCCTCTTCAAAGGAGGAGAAGCCTCATGCGCAGACCTTTGCTGGTCGAATTGctcaaattttcaataagaaTGGGGATGCAGTATCCACGACTAACTTGAAAGCTCCAGATGTTACAGTGCCACCTGAAACAGTAAGTTCAACTGCTTCTGAGAATGCACAAGAGGAACAGTCCACATCGGGGAACTTTCAAGAACTATTGAAAAGCATTGAGGCAAGAGAACAACCAAGCGATGTTCCAAACCTTCCTGGTGGAGTAGTAGTGGATCAATTGTATGCTATTGCTCCTCATGAATTgaatttgttccttttttcaCCAGATTCAGCCTTCTTTAAATCCTTAGTAGATATTCAGGGGTCCACAGAGTTGCGAGTTGGACCTTGGAAACTTGAAAATGGTGGTGAAAGTTTAAAAAGAGGGGTTAATTTTATCAAAGCTGCAAGTAGATTGGTCAAGGCTTTAAAAACTACAGAGGAACAAACGTATCTTAAAGCTGATGGGAAGTCTTTTTCTCTTTTAGCTATTGTGAGTACCCCAGATGCCCCATATGGAAGCACGTTCAAGGTAGAAGTGCTTTACAGCATTACTCCTGGTCCTGAGCTGCCTTCAGGAGAACAGTCTTCAAGGTTAGTAGTTTCATGGCGCATGAATTTCTTGCAAAGCACTATGATGAAAGGTATGATAGAAAATGGTGCACGGCAAGGTATTAAAGAGAGCTTTGATCAGTATGCAAATTTATTATCTCAGAACGTAAAGCCAGTTGACGCAAAGGACCTAGGTTCAGAGAAAGAACAGATTTTGGCATCTATAGAAGTGGAGCACCAGTCCGATTGGAAGCTGGCTTTCCAGTATTTTGCTAACTTCACTGTAATTTCAACCTTTTTCATTGGGTTATATGTATTTGTGCACGTCTTGTTGGCCATGCCTAGCACAATACAGGGGCTTGAGTTTGTTGGCCTTGACTTACCCGATTCTATTGGTGAGATAATTGTGTGTGGAGTGCTAGTACTTCAAGGAAAACGGGTGCTAGAGCTGATATCACGCTTCATGCGAGCTAGGGTACAAAAAG GAAGTGACCATGGCATCAAAGCACAAGGGGATGGCTGGCTGTTAACTGTTGCCTTGATTGAAGGAAACAACTTGGCAGCTGTTGACGCTAGTGGATTCTCTGACCCGTATGTGGTGTTTACATGCAATGGAAAAACTAGAACCAGTTCAATCAAGTTCCAAAAGTCTAGTCCCAAATGGAATG aaatatttgaatttgatgcAATGGACGATCCCCCATCTGTTCTCGACGTAGaagtgtttgattttgatggACCTTTTAGTGAAGCTACATCTCTTGGGCATGctgaaatcaattttgtcaaaaCTAATATATCAGATCTGTCTGATGTTGTAGTTCCTCTTCAAGGTAAATTAGCGCAGGCCTGTCAGTCTAAGCTGCATTTAAGAGTTTTCTTGAATAATACCAAGGGTAGCAATGTTGTCAAAGATTATCTGTCTAAGATGGAGAAGGAAGTTGGAAAGAAG ATAAAAGTACGATCTCCTCAGACTAATTCAGCATTCCAAAAGCTTTTTGGGCTTCCACCAGAGGAATTTCTCATCAATGATTTTGCCTGTCACTTAAAACGCAAGATGCCCCTCCAG GGCCGGCTGTTTTTGTCTGCAAGAATAATCGGTTTCCATTCTGATCTATTTGGACATAAGACcaaatttttccttctttgggAAGATATCGAAGACATTCAAGTTGAATCCCCTACTTTGGCATCAATGGGTAGCCCGAATGTTATCATGACTTTAAAGCCAGGTAGAGGTTTTGATGCAAGGCATGGTGCCAAGACTCAAGACGAGGAAGGCAGGCTGAAGTTCCATTTCCACTCTTTTGTCTCTTTTAATGTTGCTCACAG GACTTTCATGGCATTGTGGAAAGCAAGAGCTTTGAGTCCCGAGCAGAAGGTGCAGATAGttgaagccgaagccgaagccaaAAACCTTCAAATGGCAGAAGAGGATTCAATAGGCAGTGACTTCCAAGCTGCAGATGATGACTCTGAAGGCAAAAGCCTTCAATCAGAAGAGAGCGGATCATTCGTCGGTATGGAGGATACAAATATGTCTATCGTTTATTCCTCTGTACTTTCAGTTCCA ACGGACTTTTTCATGGAATTATTCAGTGGGGGCGAACTTGATCGTAAGGTCATGGAAAGAGTTGGTTgtcttaattattcttttagTCCCTGGGAAGAATCTGAGAAGCCTGATGTGCATCAGAGGcaactttattataaatttgataaGTGTATTTCCCGTTATCGAGGTGAAGTGACAAGCACGCAACAAAGATCCCGCCTTTCTGATAAAAACGATTGGCTTATAGAAGAGGTCATGACTCTTCATGGCGTTCCACTGGGTGATTATTTCAAT CTTCGCCTGGGATATCAGGTTGAGAACGTCCCCTCAAGATCGACAAGATGCAGCGTACAGGTACAACTGGGAATCGCTTGGTTAAAATACTCTAGACATCAGAAAAGGATCACGAAAAACATAATTTCTAACCTGCAAGAACGCCTATTAGTCATGTGTAGTGGAGTTGAGAAGGAATACCTCTCGAAATCTGATCCCCTCGTGATCTAG
- the LOC101254681 gene encoding protein phosphatase 1 regulatory inhibitor subunit PPP1R8 homolog, whose protein sequence is MYGRAGLDRFKKAQSLEPFAVSANSAAKSALQPTKPAIHSSPAYAQSTTSHQHTQYVNPQPALQKSVVADATSSIGPTHHVTHGGGQSTWQPPDWAIEPRRGVYYLDVIKDGEVLDRINLDKRRHIFGRQFHTCDFVLDHQSVSRQHAAVVPHKNGSIYVIDLGSAHGTFVANERLTKDSPVELETGQSLKFAASTRTYILRKNNEALFPPARLPAEIDLPPVPDPSDEEAVLAYNTFLNRYGLTRPDSLSKSTVSTSEKDANHSSERPTKRIRRRSVSFKDQVGGELVEVVGISDGVDVETEPGPVGVKEGSLVGKYESLIEITVIPKGKEHSSVKDVNVSQTGVTDKLKQVLNKVKNPPKGGIYDDLYGESIPSKVGSWAYSGIGQSASTNDAEGHSPGSLGRVSGSISSNVDDDTDDLFG, encoded by the exons ATGTATGGTAGAGCAGGGCTTGACCGATTTAAGAAAGCTCAGTCATTGGAGCCATTTGCTGTGTCTGCGAATTCAGCTGCTAAATCAGCATTGCAGCCAACTAAGCCAGCAATCCATTCTTCTCCAGCATATGCACAGTCCACAACATCTCATCAACATACTCAATATGTAAATCCCCAACCTGCTTTGCAGAAATCCGTTGTGGCAGATGCAACCTCTTCTATAGGGCCAACTCATCATGTCACTCATGGAGGGGGACAATCAACTTGGCAGCCTCCTGATTGGGCTATTGAGCCACGTCGAGGCGTTTATTATCTTGATGTGATCAAAGACGGGGAGGTACTTGATCGAATTAATTTGGATAAGCGAAGGCATATCTTTGGACGACAGTTTCACACTTGTGATTTTGTCCTTGATCATCAGTCAGTCTCACGCCAGCACGCTGCTGTGGTTCCTCACAAAAATGGAAG CATTTATGTGATTGATTTAGGATCTGCACATGGAACATTTGTTGCTAATGAGAGGCTAACAAAGGATTCCCCTGTCGAGCTCGAGACTGGACAATCTTTGAAGTTTGCTGCATCAACAAGGACTTACATCTTGAGAAAGAACAATGAAGCTCTCTTCCCTCCTGCACGACTACCTGCAGAAATAGATTTACCACCAGTTCCAGATCCTTCAGATGAGGAAGCTGTTTTGGCTTATAACACCTTTTTAAACCGCTATGGACTTACTAGGCCTGATTCATTGTCAAAATCAACAGTATCAACTAGTGAGAAGGATGCCAATCATTCATCTGAGAGGCCTACAAAAAGAATTAGGAGAAGAAGTGTGTCATTTAAAGACCAGGTTGGGGGGGAGCTAGTTGAAGTTGTCGGTATTTCAGATGGAGTAGATGTGGAGACAGAACCTGGTCCAGTGGGTGTGAAAGAAGGAAGTCTTGTTGGAAAATATGAGTCTCTTATAGAAATTACAGTGATACCCAAAGGGAAAGAACACTCCTCTGTAAAAGATGTCAACGTTTCCCAAACAGGTGTAACAGACAAACTTAAACAGGTATTGAACAAGGTGAAGAATCCGCCTAAGGGTGGAATTTATGACGATCTTTATGGAGAATCAATTCCTAGTAAAGTTGGATCTTGGGCATATTCTGGTATCGGTCAGTCTGCTTCCACTAACGATGCTGAAGGACACTCCCCTGGTTCCTTAGGCAGAGTCTCTGGGAGTATCTCAAGCAATGTGGATGACGATACTGATGATTTGTTTGGCTAG